The following are encoded together in the Pseudomonas xantholysinigenes genome:
- a CDS encoding pirin family protein, with amino-acid sequence MSSPLVIRPRAESVEGQPILRPLPSAQCRSVGPFVFFDHMLETDYAPGHGMDIRQHPHIGLSTLTYLFEGEIQHKDSLGSDQRVLAGEVSWMTAGAGVAHVERTPAEVFAHGSRLHGLQVWLASPQSAEQGPASYSHHPAASLPVSDSLGVQIRLIAGTGFCLESPVPVLSPTLYAHVRMQPATTLVVPTEHAQRALYLLEGELMLDNEEVEPCSLVVLPEGEEVVLYAEEQCQLVLIGGAPLDGPRRMNWNFVASDAELIERARAKWAAGDWPTVPGETSRIELPR; translated from the coding sequence ATGAGCAGTCCCCTGGTCATCCGCCCACGCGCCGAGTCGGTCGAGGGCCAACCCATCCTGCGCCCACTGCCCTCGGCGCAGTGCCGCAGCGTCGGGCCCTTCGTGTTCTTCGACCATATGCTGGAAACCGACTACGCGCCGGGCCATGGCATGGACATTCGCCAGCATCCGCATATCGGCCTGTCCACCCTCACCTACCTGTTCGAGGGTGAAATCCAGCACAAGGACAGCCTGGGCTCGGACCAGCGCGTACTGGCGGGCGAGGTCAGCTGGATGACCGCCGGGGCCGGCGTGGCGCATGTCGAGCGCACGCCGGCTGAAGTATTCGCGCACGGCTCGCGGTTGCATGGGCTGCAGGTCTGGCTGGCCTCGCCGCAAAGCGCCGAACAAGGGCCGGCGAGCTACAGCCACCACCCGGCGGCCAGCCTCCCGGTCAGCGATAGCCTGGGCGTGCAGATTCGCCTGATTGCCGGCACCGGCTTCTGCCTGGAGTCCCCCGTGCCAGTGCTCTCCCCCACGCTCTATGCGCATGTGCGCATGCAGCCAGCCACTACCCTGGTCGTGCCGACGGAGCACGCGCAGCGCGCGCTGTATCTGCTTGAAGGTGAGTTGATGCTGGATAACGAGGAAGTCGAGCCATGCAGCCTGGTCGTGCTGCCCGAGGGTGAAGAGGTGGTTTTGTATGCCGAGGAGCAATGCCAACTGGTGCTGATCGGCGGCGCGCCGCTGGATGGGCCGCGGCGGATGAACTGGAATTTCGTGGCCAGTGATGCGGAGCTGATCGAGCGAGCGCGGGCCAAGTGGGCTGCTGGGGATTGGCCGACGGTGCCGGGAGAAACTTCGAGAATCGAGTTGCCTCGCTAA
- a CDS encoding amidohydrolase family protein, translated as MIARTLACLLLSAGLFDAAQARDYRYSDAHLHYVDFFQETEGMPALLKAMDAAGVEQSMISGIPVAKKWHEDEPKRPRYYAGDDADAYWYSATDLYVAAALEKLEPRQRRRFHPFLTGFNPVDKNAVSHIERMLELYPGLWQGIGEVFTRHDDLTALTSGDTPRANNEAMTRIYHLAAERDLPVLLHSNITSKRERNPLYLAEIEEPLRNHPHTRFIWAHAGSSLEIHRHQEHLDFLLPVLTRLLEDYPNLYVDLSWSVREPYLLDARGKPRKAWVELVERFPTRFVLGSDLVGRFASLGEQMHGFDSFLDALPVAVAEQVSRQNFLDLLPKSVK; from the coding sequence ATGATCGCCCGCACACTGGCTTGCCTGCTGCTGAGCGCAGGCCTGTTCGACGCCGCTCAGGCCCGCGACTACCGCTACAGCGATGCTCACCTGCATTACGTGGACTTTTTCCAGGAAACCGAGGGCATGCCGGCGCTGCTCAAGGCCATGGACGCGGCCGGAGTTGAGCAGTCGATGATCTCCGGCATTCCGGTGGCCAAGAAGTGGCACGAGGATGAGCCCAAGCGCCCGCGCTATTACGCTGGCGACGATGCCGATGCCTACTGGTACAGCGCCACCGACCTCTACGTGGCCGCTGCGCTGGAGAAGCTTGAGCCACGGCAGCGCCGTCGCTTTCATCCATTCCTCACCGGTTTCAATCCGGTGGACAAGAACGCCGTCAGCCATATCGAGCGCATGCTCGAGCTTTACCCGGGCCTTTGGCAAGGCATCGGCGAGGTGTTCACCCGCCACGACGACCTTACCGCCCTGACCAGTGGCGACACGCCACGGGCCAACAACGAAGCCATGACCCGCATCTATCACCTGGCCGCCGAACGTGACTTGCCCGTGTTGCTGCACTCGAACATAACCTCCAAGCGCGAGCGCAACCCGCTGTACCTGGCCGAGATCGAGGAGCCGCTGCGCAACCATCCGCATACCCGTTTCATCTGGGCCCATGCCGGCAGCAGCCTGGAGATCCACCGCCACCAAGAGCACCTGGACTTCCTCCTGCCGGTATTGACCCGGCTGCTGGAGGATTATCCGAACCTGTATGTGGACCTGTCCTGGAGCGTGCGCGAGCCCTACTTGCTGGATGCCCGGGGCAAGCCGCGCAAGGCTTGGGTCGAACTGGTCGAGCGTTTCCCGACGCGGTTCGTGCTGGGGTCCGATCTCGTTGGGCGTTTCGCCAGCCTGGGCGAGCAGATGCACGGCTTCGATTCCTTCCTCGATGCCTTGCCGGTGGCAGTGGCGGAACAGGTGAGCCGGCAGAATTTTCTCGATCTGCTGCCAAAAAGCGTGAAATAG
- a CDS encoding dienelactone hydrolase family protein — MSKVIVESLVYHLSGKAYESRLVYEPGALGRPGLVMAPNWMGIGEGAERIAKEVAEQGYVVLIADLYGQSIRPSNADEAGAAMMPLKNDRAELRKRMQEALAQLVGQSKALLEPGKVATFGFCFGGCCALELARTGADLKAAVSFHGTLDTPNPEDAKRIKGSVLVLHGASDPLVPKEQLPAFEKEMNAAKVDWQLLSYGGAVHSFTDPNANVPGKMQYDRRTSERAFRAMHNLLKEVFQR; from the coding sequence ATGAGCAAGGTCATCGTCGAATCGCTGGTCTACCACCTGTCAGGCAAGGCCTATGAGAGCCGCCTCGTCTACGAGCCAGGCGCCTTGGGGCGCCCAGGACTGGTGATGGCGCCGAACTGGATGGGTATCGGCGAGGGCGCCGAACGCATCGCCAAGGAAGTGGCGGAGCAAGGCTATGTGGTGCTGATTGCCGACCTCTACGGCCAGTCGATACGTCCGTCCAATGCCGACGAGGCGGGCGCGGCCATGATGCCGCTGAAGAACGATCGCGCTGAGCTGCGCAAGCGCATGCAGGAGGCGTTGGCGCAACTGGTGGGGCAATCGAAGGCCTTGCTGGAGCCCGGCAAGGTGGCCACCTTCGGCTTCTGCTTCGGCGGTTGCTGCGCCCTCGAGCTGGCCCGAACCGGCGCCGACCTGAAGGCCGCCGTTTCCTTCCATGGCACCCTGGACACGCCGAACCCTGAGGATGCCAAGCGTATCAAAGGCTCGGTGCTGGTCCTTCATGGCGCCTCCGATCCGCTGGTGCCCAAAGAGCAGCTACCGGCCTTCGAGAAGGAGATGAACGCCGCCAAGGTCGACTGGCAATTGCTCAGCTACGGCGGTGCGGTGCACTCGTTCACCGACCCAAATGCCAATGTGCCGGGCAAGATGCAGTATGACCGGCGCACCTCCGAGCGGGCGTTCCGCGCGATGCATAACCTGCTCAAGGAAGTATTCCAGCGCTGA